A stretch of Dietzia lutea DNA encodes these proteins:
- a CDS encoding PaaI family thioesterase, with protein MSDSRAVPDSSSAAASTFVRVSGLVVDEVSATSLRGHADLGADHLTDWGTVHGGVYASIVESAGGAGAGFAVADRGQVAVGVHNGTDFLRASTGGRVEVTAEALFQGRSQQLWDVVITQSETGKVLARGQLRLQNVDRPDDARGAAATDSAAG; from the coding sequence ATGTCCGACTCCCGCGCTGTCCCTGATTCCTCGTCCGCCGCCGCGAGCACGTTCGTCCGCGTCTCCGGCCTCGTCGTGGACGAGGTGAGCGCCACGTCACTGCGCGGACACGCGGACCTCGGCGCAGACCACCTCACCGACTGGGGAACCGTGCACGGTGGCGTGTACGCGAGCATCGTCGAGTCCGCGGGCGGCGCGGGTGCCGGGTTCGCCGTCGCCGACCGCGGTCAGGTCGCGGTCGGCGTCCACAACGGGACCGACTTCCTGCGCGCCTCCACCGGCGGGCGGGTCGAGGTGACCGCCGAGGCGCTGTTCCAGGGGCGTAGCCAGCAACTCTGGGACGTGGTCATCACACAGTCCGAGACCGGGAAGGTGCTGGCCCGCGGTCAGCTGCGGCTCCAGAACGTCGACCGCCCGGACGATGCCCGGGGTGCCGCCGCCACCGACTCCGCCGCGGGCTGA
- a CDS encoding MarR family winged helix-turn-helix transcriptional regulator, with translation MPADLRLDHQVCFSLYAASRASTSAYRHALASVGLTYPQYLALLALWEEDGLTVRQLGDRLHLDSGTLSPLLARLENAGLVARSRSADDGRSVHVHLTESGEKLRAEAEAIQCSLLGRLDMSEEDLLQLRTLAQRLVDSLEASA, from the coding sequence ATGCCCGCCGATCTCCGCCTCGACCACCAGGTCTGCTTCTCCCTCTACGCGGCCTCGCGCGCCTCGACCTCGGCCTACCGGCACGCCCTCGCCTCGGTCGGACTCACCTACCCGCAGTACCTCGCCCTGCTCGCCCTGTGGGAGGAGGACGGCCTCACGGTCCGCCAACTGGGCGACCGCCTCCACCTGGACTCTGGCACCCTGTCCCCGCTCCTGGCGCGCCTCGAGAACGCCGGGCTCGTCGCCCGCTCGCGGTCCGCCGACGACGGCCGGAGCGTCCACGTCCACCTCACCGAGTCCGGCGAGAAGCTGCGCGCGGAGGCCGAGGCCATCCAGTGCTCCCTGCTCGGAAGGCTGGACATGTCGGAGGAGGACCTGCTGCAACTGCGCACCCTCGCCCAGCGCCTCGTCGACTCTCTCGAGGCCAGCGCGTAA
- a CDS encoding ABC-F family ATP-binding cassette domain-containing protein produces the protein MHQHQHHTHRLPAGDRAHIRLTDVAATLGDRTVLTGVDLTVSATSRLAVVGENGRGKTTLLRVLAGRHRPDSGSISRVGRIGTVDQHLDAPAARTVGDLVAEEIADSLAALRALDAAADALGAGEPGAEDEYAAALELATALDAWDADRRVDVALAGLGACDDRARPLASLSVGQRYRVRLACVLGAHHDLLLLDEPTNHLDASGLEFLTDRLRAHPGGVAVVSHDRALLRDVATHFCDLDPSPDGRPLVFGGGYEGWLEGRRRVRSAWEQAHTEQLDEQVRLARAADEARDRLRDGWRPEKGHGKHQRSTRAAGTVRAFVRRREDLERHRVTVPPPPPRFRWPAWDVPAGQRVLTCREVAVSGRLRAPVSMSFDTGDRLLVTGPNGAGKSTLLALLAGELDPDRGTVDRRPAARVAYLSQEVPQWDPRRTATQIYTEHVGRLGRDDAPGLTSTGLLDPRAAATAVSRMSQGQQRRLHLALCLAARPAMLILDEPTNHLASTLVDGLTEALTTASCAVVVATHDRQLLRDLSSWPPLALAPSGVDSAHVR, from the coding sequence GTGCACCAGCACCAGCACCACACTCACCGACTCCCCGCGGGCGACCGCGCACACATCCGCCTGACCGATGTGGCGGCGACGCTCGGCGACCGCACCGTCCTGACCGGCGTCGACCTCACCGTCTCCGCGACATCGCGGCTCGCCGTGGTGGGGGAGAACGGTCGGGGCAAGACGACGCTCCTGCGCGTCCTGGCCGGGCGCCACCGCCCGGACTCCGGCAGCATCTCGCGGGTCGGGCGGATAGGGACCGTGGACCAACACCTGGACGCCCCGGCGGCTCGCACGGTCGGCGACCTCGTCGCCGAGGAGATCGCCGACAGCCTCGCCGCACTGCGCGCGTTGGACGCCGCCGCCGACGCGCTGGGGGCCGGGGAGCCCGGCGCCGAGGACGAGTACGCGGCCGCGCTCGAGCTGGCCACCGCACTGGACGCGTGGGACGCCGACCGCCGGGTCGACGTCGCGCTCGCCGGGCTCGGCGCGTGCGATGACCGCGCGCGCCCACTGGCGTCGCTGTCCGTGGGGCAGCGCTACCGTGTCCGCCTGGCCTGCGTCCTCGGCGCGCACCACGACCTGTTGCTGCTCGACGAGCCGACCAACCATCTCGACGCGTCCGGGCTGGAGTTCCTCACCGACCGGCTGCGAGCGCACCCCGGCGGGGTCGCCGTCGTCTCGCACGATCGGGCGCTCCTACGCGACGTGGCGACACATTTCTGCGACCTCGACCCGAGCCCGGACGGGAGGCCTCTGGTGTTCGGTGGCGGCTACGAGGGCTGGCTCGAGGGTCGCCGCCGTGTGCGATCCGCGTGGGAGCAGGCCCACACCGAGCAGCTCGACGAGCAGGTCAGACTCGCCCGCGCCGCGGACGAGGCGCGGGACCGGCTCCGCGACGGGTGGCGCCCCGAGAAGGGCCACGGCAAACATCAGAGGTCTACGCGCGCGGCCGGCACCGTCCGGGCGTTCGTCCGCCGCCGCGAGGATCTCGAGCGTCACCGCGTGACCGTTCCGCCACCTCCGCCGCGGTTCCGGTGGCCGGCGTGGGACGTCCCCGCCGGGCAGCGGGTGCTGACCTGCCGGGAGGTCGCCGTCTCGGGACGGCTGCGCGCGCCGGTCTCGATGTCGTTCGACACCGGCGACCGACTGCTGGTCACCGGCCCGAACGGGGCGGGCAAGTCGACGCTGCTCGCCCTGCTCGCGGGGGAGCTCGATCCGGACAGGGGCACTGTTGATCGTCGTCCCGCCGCGCGGGTCGCGTACCTGTCCCAGGAGGTGCCGCAGTGGGATCCTCGACGGACCGCGACGCAGATCTACACCGAGCACGTCGGTCGGCTGGGCCGCGACGACGCGCCGGGACTGACGTCGACCGGGCTGCTGGACCCGCGCGCCGCCGCCACCGCGGTGAGCCGGATGTCGCAGGGCCAGCAGCGCCGCCTCCACCTCGCGCTGTGCCTGGCCGCGCGGCCCGCGATGCTGATCCTGGACGAGCCGACCAACCACCTGGCGTCAACCCTGGTGGACGGGCTCACCGAGGCACTGACAACCGCATCCTGCGCGGTGGTCGTCGCCACCCACGACCGTCAGCTCCTGCGGGACCTGTCGTCGTGGCCGCCCCTCGCCCTGGCGCCGTCGGGAGTAGATTCTGCGCATGTCCGGTAG
- a CDS encoding sigma factor-like helix-turn-helix DNA-binding protein — METTFDFSAEDSPVDRLAAIARAKAEIAREEAAAVRFARVHGLSWAEIGTVLGVSRQALHKRFGRTA; from the coding sequence GTGGAGACGACGTTCGACTTCAGCGCGGAGGACTCCCCCGTCGACAGATTGGCCGCCATCGCGCGGGCCAAAGCCGAGATCGCCCGCGAGGAGGCCGCCGCGGTGCGGTTCGCCCGGGTACACGGTCTGAGTTGGGCGGAGATCGGCACGGTTCTGGGGGTGAGCAGACAGGCACTGCACAAGCGATTCGGAAGGACGGCCTGA
- a CDS encoding FUSC family protein: protein MARTRTGELLRPLVTLAPSPPRLPNATKAGLTVLLCLAVSMLLGRFDLGLLTVTGTFAVLYAPAAPLRRRAATVAGIGLGLVVATSLGAFTAGSHLAFAVTAVLLATVTAGVCLAFRVGPPGSYFLVLTAGIAYLLVGEHGTEPLLVPAMTAVGAAVAWLVTMVDLLPDPRRPERRAVRRARDAVAAYAATEPGPDSRPQHRAAAHALADAEEAVAEGMWTPSESISAELAAAHREYDARAARASRHIVPGDDPAWDPRNPDAGRWLEGDPESADVEMPSAAAAERAEREFVRDERRHIGSLRRRLRSGLRWPGEPWAVAASVGIATAVSIVLLTLLAGSDQPHLYWVIAFSALVLHQGGPRAARTYRALHRLTGTVAGLGVFLLVALLQPSGWWLIGLIVALQFTIELLVTRNYGLAVTLITPLALLIASGGDVPDQPLPLVGERLLDTVVGVLVALVVLWGLGRRAHHGAVRADTRRVLREIAEYTRGDEQTQDEPTLASALRDLNSSNSLLIADGHGDSPESRTAEAVTYAGYLMLGARDRDAVTGTAEEWSDLADLELPSGWRPAASDDSADARIREQCRRVGAGLD from the coding sequence ATGGCGAGGACGCGAACCGGAGAACTACTGCGACCACTCGTCACGTTGGCCCCGAGTCCCCCGCGACTGCCCAATGCGACCAAGGCGGGACTCACCGTCCTGCTCTGCCTGGCGGTCTCCATGCTGCTGGGGCGCTTCGACCTGGGGCTACTCACCGTCACCGGGACCTTCGCGGTCCTCTACGCCCCGGCCGCGCCGCTGCGTCGTCGCGCCGCGACCGTCGCCGGCATCGGACTGGGCCTGGTCGTCGCCACCTCCCTCGGCGCCTTCACCGCCGGCTCCCACCTCGCCTTCGCCGTGACCGCGGTGCTGCTGGCGACCGTCACCGCCGGGGTGTGCCTGGCGTTCCGCGTCGGGCCGCCCGGGTCCTACTTCCTCGTGCTGACCGCCGGAATCGCGTACCTGCTGGTCGGCGAACACGGCACCGAACCCCTCCTCGTCCCGGCCATGACCGCGGTCGGTGCCGCCGTGGCGTGGCTGGTGACCATGGTGGACCTCCTCCCCGATCCCCGCCGGCCGGAACGTCGAGCGGTGCGCCGCGCGCGGGACGCGGTCGCGGCCTACGCGGCCACCGAACCGGGGCCCGACAGCCGACCGCAGCACCGCGCCGCGGCCCACGCGCTCGCCGACGCCGAGGAGGCCGTCGCCGAGGGGATGTGGACTCCCTCCGAGTCGATCAGCGCCGAGCTCGCCGCCGCCCACCGCGAGTACGACGCCCGCGCGGCGCGGGCGAGCCGACACATCGTGCCCGGCGACGACCCCGCCTGGGATCCGCGCAACCCCGACGCCGGCCGGTGGCTCGAGGGGGACCCCGAGTCCGCAGATGTGGAGATGCCGTCCGCCGCCGCGGCCGAGCGGGCCGAGCGGGAGTTCGTCCGCGACGAGCGCAGACACATCGGGTCGCTGCGACGGCGGCTGCGGAGCGGGCTTCGGTGGCCCGGGGAGCCGTGGGCGGTGGCGGCGTCGGTGGGGATCGCCACCGCGGTGTCGATCGTCCTGCTCACCCTGTTGGCCGGATCCGATCAGCCGCACCTGTACTGGGTGATCGCCTTCTCCGCCCTCGTCCTGCACCAGGGCGGGCCCCGCGCGGCACGGACCTACCGCGCACTGCACCGGCTGACCGGCACCGTCGCGGGGCTCGGCGTGTTCCTGCTGGTCGCCCTGCTGCAACCGTCGGGGTGGTGGCTCATCGGGCTGATCGTGGCTCTGCAGTTCACGATCGAACTGCTGGTCACCCGGAACTACGGACTGGCGGTCACGCTCATCACCCCGCTCGCCCTGCTCATCGCCTCCGGCGGCGACGTCCCGGACCAGCCGCTGCCCCTGGTCGGCGAGAGACTGCTCGACACGGTCGTGGGCGTGCTCGTCGCCCTGGTCGTCCTGTGGGGGCTGGGTCGCCGGGCGCACCACGGAGCAGTCCGTGCCGACACCCGACGTGTACTCCGCGAGATCGCCGAGTACACGCGTGGCGACGAGCAGACCCAGGACGAACCGACGCTGGCGTCAGCGCTGCGCGACCTCAACAGCAGCAACTCGCTGCTGATCGCGGACGGGCACGGTGACTCCCCGGAGTCGCGGACCGCGGAAGCGGTCACCTACGCCGGGTACCTCATGCTGGGCGCACGCGACCGCGACGCCGTTACGGGCACGGCCGAGGAGTGGTCGGACCTCGCCGACCTGGAGCTGCCCTCCGGGTGGCGGCCCGCCGCGTCGGACGACTCCGCCGACGCGCGGATCCGCGAGCAGTGCCGACGGGTGGGCGCCGGACTCGACTGA
- a CDS encoding GyrI-like domain-containing protein, translating to MSGSANPGSVDIKTLRRDLYSGRVGRVDTVEVPPMWFLRVDGRGDPNTALAYRTAVESLYVLSYAIRAIAKSELGRVHTVGPLEGLWYADDPRVFTARDKDAWNWTMMIWQPEWITPEVVAAAGERVTTTRGSDAGERVRFARFAEGTAVQTLHVGPYDEEGPVIARMHAEAIAGRGAVLSGHHHEIYLSDPRRVEPARLRTILRQPVASG from the coding sequence ATGTCCGGTAGCGCGAACCCCGGGAGCGTCGACATCAAGACGCTGCGACGCGACCTGTACTCAGGCCGCGTCGGGCGCGTCGACACGGTGGAGGTCCCGCCCATGTGGTTCCTCCGGGTCGACGGCCGCGGCGACCCCAACACCGCGCTGGCCTACCGCACGGCCGTCGAGTCGCTGTACGTCCTGTCGTACGCGATCCGGGCGATCGCGAAGTCGGAGCTCGGGCGGGTCCACACCGTGGGCCCGCTCGAGGGGCTCTGGTACGCCGACGATCCGCGGGTGTTCACCGCCCGGGACAAGGACGCGTGGAACTGGACGATGATGATCTGGCAGCCGGAGTGGATCACGCCGGAGGTCGTAGCCGCCGCAGGGGAGAGGGTGACGACGACGAGGGGTTCGGACGCCGGTGAGCGTGTGCGGTTCGCCCGGTTCGCGGAGGGTACGGCAGTGCAGACGCTGCACGTGGGGCCCTATGACGAGGAGGGTCCGGTGATCGCGCGGATGCACGCGGAGGCCATCGCGGGCCGGGGCGCCGTGCTGTCCGGCCACCATCACGAGATCTATCTCTCGGATCCGCGCAGGGTCGAGCCCGCGAGGTTGAGGACGATCCTCCGCCAGCCCGTCGCGTCCGGCTGA